The following are encoded in a window of Kitasatospora fiedleri genomic DNA:
- a CDS encoding response regulator: MPPTRVLIVDDEVLVRSGLGLIVGTAPDLEVVGACSGGQAEQLARELAPRVVLLDVRMPDLDGISVLRRLRALPDPPAVAMLTTFDTDEHIGTALRAGAAGFLLKDTAPEQLVHAVRVLAAGGSVLSPTVARTVISGYVEGGGPDTAAADLTGRLTGRELDVLALLGEGLSNAEIADRLFLGTGTVKDHISAILAKLGAANRVQAAVIAHRAGLVRERRDGE, encoded by the coding sequence ATGCCGCCGACCCGGGTCCTAATCGTGGACGACGAGGTGCTGGTCCGCTCCGGGCTCGGCCTGATCGTCGGCACCGCACCCGACCTGGAGGTGGTCGGCGCCTGCTCCGGCGGCCAGGCCGAGCAGCTGGCCCGCGAACTCGCCCCCCGGGTCGTCCTGCTCGACGTCCGGATGCCCGACCTGGACGGCATCAGCGTGCTGCGCCGGCTGCGCGCGCTGCCCGACCCGCCCGCCGTCGCCATGCTCACCACCTTCGACACCGACGAGCACATCGGCACCGCGCTGCGGGCCGGGGCGGCCGGGTTCCTGCTCAAGGACACCGCCCCCGAGCAGCTGGTGCACGCCGTCCGGGTGCTCGCGGCCGGCGGCAGCGTGCTCTCCCCGACCGTCGCCCGCACCGTGATCAGCGGCTACGTCGAGGGCGGCGGCCCCGACACCGCCGCCGCCGACCTCACCGGCCGGCTCACCGGGCGCGAGCTCGACGTCCTGGCGCTGCTCGGCGAGGGCCTGTCCAACGCCGAGATAGCCGACCGGCTGTTCCTGGGCACCGGCACCGTCAAGGACCACATCAGCGCCATCCTGGCCAAGCTCGGCGCCGCCAACCGGGTCCAGGCCGCCGTCATCGCCCACCGCGCCGGGCTGGTCCGCGAGCGGAGGGACGGGGAGTGA
- a CDS encoding PP2C family protein-serine/threonine phosphatase gives MSLVLRFAAGSHKGLIREGNEDSGYAGPRLLAVADGMGGAAAGEVASSEVLGSIVRLDEPHPGADLLSLLNEAVQTANERLRQMVEQDPQLEGMGCTLTALLWDGQRMGQVHIGDSRAYLLRDGRLDQITQDHTWVQRLVDEGRITAEEAETHPQRSLLMRALDGRGQVEPDLSIREVRAGDRYLICSDGLSGPVSHQTLEETLGSYYAPEQTVQELIQLALRGGGPDNITCIVADVIDVGATDQLSGQAVEAPVVVGAVAENQPHHYNDPQLLDTPAGRAAGLGRGPAPQGAFGPAQGYQGGYEQQQPGYGAPAGDFGPPEGYGAPADDFTRAGFAAGEGGYGAAGEEFDQDAPAEHRKKKRGLKLTLIGVLVLAVLGAGGFFAWQWSQDQYYVGVQDGHVAVYRGLDQNLAGIELSSVYQPFTDVELKYLPAYQQDQVAKKIQADGLADARKQVDALRAQAAVCKKVAESTTAPATGEGTEPSAPPLTEQEQQLAASCPAR, from the coding sequence ATGAGTCTCGTGCTGCGCTTCGCCGCCGGCTCGCACAAGGGCCTGATCCGTGAAGGGAACGAGGACTCCGGCTACGCCGGGCCCCGGCTGCTCGCGGTGGCCGACGGCATGGGCGGGGCGGCGGCCGGCGAGGTCGCCTCCTCCGAGGTCCTCGGCTCGATCGTCCGGCTCGACGAGCCGCACCCCGGCGCCGACCTGCTGAGCCTGCTCAACGAGGCGGTGCAGACCGCCAACGAGCGGCTGCGGCAGATGGTCGAGCAGGACCCGCAGCTGGAGGGCATGGGCTGCACCCTCACCGCGCTGCTCTGGGACGGCCAGCGGATGGGCCAGGTGCACATCGGCGACTCCCGGGCCTACCTGCTGCGCGACGGCCGGCTCGACCAGATCACCCAGGACCACACCTGGGTGCAGCGGCTGGTCGACGAGGGCCGGATCACCGCCGAGGAGGCCGAGACCCACCCGCAGCGCTCGCTGCTGATGCGCGCCCTGGACGGCCGCGGCCAGGTCGAGCCCGACCTGTCGATCCGCGAGGTCCGGGCCGGCGACCGGTACCTGATCTGCTCCGACGGCCTGTCCGGCCCGGTCAGCCACCAGACCCTGGAGGAGACGCTCGGCAGCTACTACGCGCCCGAGCAGACCGTCCAGGAGCTGATCCAGCTGGCGCTGCGCGGCGGCGGCCCGGACAACATCACCTGCATCGTCGCCGACGTGATCGACGTCGGCGCCACCGACCAGCTCAGCGGCCAGGCCGTCGAGGCCCCGGTGGTGGTCGGCGCGGTCGCCGAGAACCAGCCGCACCACTACAACGACCCGCAGCTGCTGGACACCCCGGCCGGCCGCGCCGCCGGCCTCGGTCGCGGCCCGGCCCCGCAGGGCGCCTTCGGCCCGGCCCAGGGCTACCAGGGCGGCTACGAGCAGCAGCAGCCCGGCTACGGCGCCCCCGCGGGCGACTTCGGCCCCCCCGAGGGCTACGGCGCCCCGGCGGACGACTTCACCCGGGCCGGCTTCGCGGCCGGCGAGGGCGGCTACGGCGCGGCCGGCGAGGAGTTCGACCAGGACGCCCCGGCCGAGCACCGGAAGAAGAAGCGCGGCCTGAAGCTGACCCTGATCGGCGTGCTGGTGCTCGCGGTGCTCGGCGCCGGCGGGTTCTTCGCCTGGCAGTGGAGCCAGGACCAGTACTACGTCGGCGTCCAGGACGGCCACGTCGCGGTCTACCGCGGCCTCGACCAGAACCTGGCCGGCATCGAGCTCAGCTCGGTCTACCAGCCGTTCACCGACGTCGAACTCAAGTACCTGCCCGCCTACCAGCAGGACCAGGTGGCCAAGAAGATCCAGGCCGACGGCCTGGCCGACGCCCGGAAGCAGGTCGACGCGCTGCGCGCGCAGGCCGCCGTCTGCAAGAAGGTCGCCGAGTCCACGACCGCCCCGGCCACCGGGGAGGGCACCGAGCCGTCCGCGCCGCCGCTGACCGAACAGGAGCAGCAGCTCGCCGCGTCCTGCCCGGCCCGGTAG
- a CDS encoding phosphatidylglycerol lysyltransferase domain-containing protein, which translates to MVAVSTVKTASPAVSPSRGEGPGPLARWRLRAAASTVWYLRLVALLNLAAVLSVPFRDQVQRHNEGEFFTPYLMTAGLTSMLLALFLAVAMRRRKRAAWIFNTGLAGLTFLGYLAWMAWGDRYRDHPWNYFSIVLTGLFLVALLFSRREFTSKGDRSNPKTAAAAAVGGLLLGGLIGSLLVQLTNEVAGAGFGTRFSYAVHRMITLTPSERVLDVVSVPTWVNAAINAMSAVLFLFVLYVAFRSPRGEELQSDEDQSRLRELLDRQGERDSLGYFALRRDKAVVFSPSGKAAIAYRVVGGVTLASGDPIGDPEAWPGAIDAWLAEAREHAWVPAVMGASEEAGVIYARHGLDALELGDEAIVELDEFSLDGRAMRVVRQAYNRVKRAGYTVRIRRHGDIPECEMAELVAKADHWRDGATERGFSMALGRLGDAGDGRCVMLECFDGDGELRALLSFVPWGAHGLSLDLMRRDRDSENGLMEFMVIELLQRAGEVELERVSLNFAMFRSVFERGSKLGAGPVLRLWRSVLGFFSRWWQIESLYRANAKYRPIWEPRYLLFEKSGEIPRIGIASARAEGFITAPTMPALFRRRHG; encoded by the coding sequence ATGGTTGCTGTGTCCACTGTGAAGACGGCTTCCCCGGCCGTGTCCCCCTCCCGGGGCGAAGGCCCCGGCCCGCTGGCACGGTGGCGGCTCAGGGCCGCCGCGTCGACGGTCTGGTACCTGCGGCTGGTGGCCCTGCTGAACCTGGCGGCGGTGCTCTCGGTGCCGTTCCGGGACCAGGTGCAGCGTCACAACGAGGGGGAGTTCTTCACCCCCTACCTGATGACCGCCGGCCTGACCTCGATGCTCCTGGCGCTGTTCCTGGCGGTGGCGATGCGCCGCCGCAAGCGGGCGGCGTGGATCTTCAACACCGGCCTGGCCGGGTTGACGTTCCTCGGCTACCTGGCCTGGATGGCCTGGGGCGACCGGTACCGGGACCACCCGTGGAACTACTTCTCGATCGTGCTGACCGGCCTGTTCCTGGTCGCGCTGCTGTTCTCCCGCCGGGAGTTCACCTCCAAGGGCGACCGCTCGAACCCGAAGACCGCGGCCGCCGCGGCGGTCGGCGGGCTGCTGCTGGGCGGGCTGATCGGCTCGCTGCTGGTGCAGCTGACCAACGAGGTCGCCGGCGCGGGCTTCGGGACGCGGTTCAGCTACGCGGTGCACCGGATGATCACGCTGACCCCGTCGGAGCGGGTCCTCGACGTGGTCTCGGTGCCGACCTGGGTGAACGCGGCGATCAACGCGATGAGCGCGGTGCTGTTCCTGTTCGTGCTGTACGTGGCGTTCCGCTCGCCGCGCGGCGAGGAGCTGCAGAGCGACGAGGACCAGAGCCGGCTGCGCGAGCTGCTGGACCGGCAGGGCGAGCGGGACTCGCTGGGCTACTTCGCGCTGCGCCGGGACAAGGCGGTGGTGTTCTCGCCGTCCGGGAAGGCGGCGATCGCCTACCGGGTGGTCGGCGGCGTCACGCTGGCGTCCGGCGACCCGATCGGCGACCCGGAGGCCTGGCCGGGGGCGATCGACGCCTGGCTGGCCGAGGCCCGCGAGCACGCCTGGGTGCCGGCCGTGATGGGCGCCTCCGAGGAGGCCGGGGTGATCTACGCCCGGCACGGGCTGGACGCGCTGGAGCTGGGCGACGAGGCGATCGTCGAGCTGGACGAGTTCTCGCTGGACGGCCGGGCGATGCGGGTGGTCCGGCAGGCGTACAACCGGGTCAAGCGGGCCGGCTACACGGTGCGCATCCGCCGGCACGGGGACATCCCGGAGTGCGAGATGGCCGAGCTGGTGGCCAAGGCCGACCACTGGCGGGACGGCGCGACCGAGCGCGGCTTCTCGATGGCGCTGGGGCGGCTCGGCGACGCGGGCGACGGGCGCTGCGTGATGCTGGAGTGCTTCGACGGGGACGGCGAGCTGCGGGCGCTGCTGAGCTTCGTGCCGTGGGGCGCGCACGGCCTGTCGCTGGACCTGATGCGGCGCGACCGGGACAGCGAGAACGGCCTGATGGAGTTCATGGTGATCGAACTCCTGCAGCGCGCCGGAGAGGTCGAGCTGGAACGGGTGTCGTTGAACTTCGCGATGTTCCGGTCGGTGTTCGAGCGCGGTTCGAAGCTGGGCGCGGGCCCGGTCCTGCGGCTGTGGCGCTCGGTGCTGGGCTTCTTCTCGCGCTGGTGGCAGATCGAGTCGCTGTACCGGGCGAACGCGAAGTACCGGCCGATCTGGGAACCGCGGTACCTGCTCTTCGAGAAGAGCGGCGAGATTCCCCGGATCGGCATCGCCTCGGCCCGCGCGGAGGGGTTCATCACGGCCCCCACGATGCCGGCGCTGTTCCGCCGCCGGCACGGGTGA
- a CDS encoding rhodanese-like domain-containing protein yields MSVPSVEVWADPERQDLEERVAAAELAWLTLDVDVATLRVEIDNFALAHHQLLGPLYAELDELDALIAESVAVLSGDPEDLRRAREARERVEPPEERGPREGEPEARRVRPGKEAQRTYRELVRRAHPDLTTDPAEQERRSGFIARVNEAYALADAEGLERLAEEWSTSPDSAPAADSPDRLAWLRQRLEWLTGRITALAVERVRLERTPMGELLLLRPEEPERLLEELAEQLLATAADRQARLAALLPDNGHHQPSHAPQETAPMFAQLPTADAASVPADAVLLDVREQDEWDAGHVEGALHVPIGQVVARLDELPEGRLYVMCRVGGRSAQVVQYLVAGGRDAVNVDGGMFAWEAAGRPMVSGTGREPFVL; encoded by the coding sequence GTGAGCGTACCGAGCGTCGAGGTGTGGGCGGACCCGGAGCGGCAGGACCTGGAGGAGCGGGTCGCGGCGGCCGAGTTGGCCTGGCTGACCCTGGACGTCGACGTGGCCACCCTGCGGGTGGAGATCGACAACTTCGCGCTGGCCCACCACCAGCTGCTGGGTCCGCTCTACGCCGAGCTGGACGAGCTGGACGCGCTGATCGCCGAGTCGGTGGCGGTGCTCAGCGGCGACCCGGAGGACCTGCGGCGGGCCCGGGAGGCCCGGGAGCGGGTCGAGCCGCCGGAGGAGCGCGGCCCGCGCGAGGGCGAGCCGGAGGCCCGCCGGGTGCGGCCCGGCAAGGAGGCCCAGCGCACCTACCGCGAGCTGGTCCGCCGGGCCCACCCCGACCTGACCACCGACCCGGCCGAGCAGGAGCGCCGCTCGGGGTTCATCGCCCGGGTCAACGAGGCGTACGCGCTGGCCGACGCCGAGGGGCTGGAGCGGCTGGCCGAGGAGTGGTCCACCTCCCCGGACTCGGCGCCCGCCGCGGACTCGCCCGACCGGCTGGCCTGGCTGCGCCAGCGCCTGGAGTGGCTGACCGGCCGGATCACCGCGCTGGCGGTGGAGCGGGTCCGGCTGGAGCGCACCCCGATGGGCGAGCTGCTGCTGCTGCGGCCCGAGGAGCCGGAGCGGCTGCTGGAGGAGCTCGCCGAGCAGCTGCTGGCCACCGCCGCGGACCGGCAGGCGAGACTGGCCGCGCTCCTGCCCGACAATGGGCACCACCAACCGTCCCACGCACCCCAGGAGACCGCCCCGATGTTCGCTCAGCTGCCCACCGCCGACGCCGCCTCGGTGCCCGCCGACGCCGTCCTGCTCGACGTCCGCGAGCAGGACGAGTGGGACGCCGGGCACGTGGAGGGCGCGCTGCACGTCCCGATCGGCCAGGTGGTGGCCCGCCTCGACGAGCTGCCCGAGGGCCGGCTGTACGTGATGTGCCGGGTCGGCGGCCGCTCCGCCCAGGTGGTGCAGTACCTGGTGGCGGGCGGCCGGGACGCGGTCAACGTGGACGGCGGGATGTTCGCCTGGGAGGCCGCCGGGCGCCCGATGGTGAGCGGGACCGGCCGGGAGCCGTTCGTCCTGTAG
- a CDS encoding FhaA domain-containing protein encodes MGVLKKFEQRLEGLVNGTFAKVFKSEVQPVEIAGALQRECDNNATIWNRDRTVVPNDFIVELSPHDHERLSPYATQLGTELAGMVREYAEAQRYSFMGPLQVALEKADDLDTGLYRVRSRTLAAEEPQRAPAPPSAAQPGYGRPPTPPAPGAPWHQGASAAPYGAPPPPPAPPAMPPAASAAPSAGNVRPFPGAGHGGAGTRRWIEVNGARHQISQNAVVLGRSTEADIRIDDPGVSRKHAEIRPGTPAMVLDLGSTNGIVVDGQHTQRATLRDGSRIVLGSTTIVYRQVEG; translated from the coding sequence GTGGGAGTCCTGAAGAAGTTCGAGCAGCGACTCGAAGGTCTCGTGAACGGCACCTTCGCGAAGGTGTTCAAGTCCGAGGTCCAGCCGGTGGAGATCGCCGGTGCCCTGCAGCGCGAGTGCGACAACAACGCCACCATCTGGAACCGGGACCGCACGGTCGTCCCGAACGACTTCATCGTCGAGCTCAGCCCGCATGACCACGAGCGGCTCAGCCCCTACGCCACCCAGCTCGGCACCGAGCTGGCCGGGATGGTCCGCGAGTACGCGGAGGCCCAGCGGTACAGCTTCATGGGGCCGCTCCAGGTCGCCCTAGAGAAGGCCGACGACCTGGACACCGGCCTGTACCGGGTGCGCAGCCGCACGCTGGCCGCCGAGGAGCCCCAGCGGGCCCCGGCCCCGCCGTCCGCCGCCCAGCCCGGGTACGGCCGCCCGCCGACGCCGCCCGCGCCCGGCGCGCCCTGGCACCAGGGCGCGTCCGCCGCGCCCTACGGCGCCCCGCCGCCGCCCCCCGCGCCCCCCGCGATGCCGCCCGCGGCGTCCGCCGCCCCGTCGGCCGGGAACGTCCGGCCCTTCCCCGGCGCGGGCCACGGCGGCGCCGGCACCCGGCGCTGGATCGAGGTGAACGGCGCCCGGCACCAGATCAGCCAGAACGCGGTGGTGCTCGGGCGCTCCACCGAGGCGGACATCCGGATCGACGACCCCGGGGTGTCCCGCAAGCACGCGGAGATCCGCCCCGGTACGCCCGCGATGGTCCTGGACCTGGGTTCCACCAACGGCATCGTGGTGGACGGGCAGCACACCCAGCGCGCTACGCTCCGCGACGGCTCCCGGATCGTCCTGGGGTCGACCACCATCGTCTACCGACAGGTCGAAGGGTAG
- a CDS encoding FHA domain-containing protein FhaB/FipA, which translates to MSDLTLTVMRLGFLAVLWLFVIVAVQVIRSDLFTTKGAARTAQRSPAPAPAQAATGRGPQGQPAPAAQQAQARQRRGQPTHLVVTQGSLAGTTVALQGQTVTLGRAHDSTIVLDDDYASSRHARIYPDQAGQWTVEDLGSTNGTYLDRQRLTTPTPLQIGVPIRIGRTVIELRK; encoded by the coding sequence ATGTCTGATCTGACCCTGACGGTCATGCGGCTGGGCTTCCTCGCCGTCCTCTGGCTGTTCGTCATCGTCGCGGTGCAGGTGATCCGCAGCGACCTGTTCACCACCAAGGGCGCCGCGCGCACCGCCCAGCGCTCCCCCGCCCCCGCGCCGGCCCAGGCCGCGACGGGCCGCGGGCCGCAGGGGCAGCCCGCCCCGGCCGCCCAGCAGGCGCAGGCCCGGCAGCGCCGCGGCCAGCCCACCCACCTGGTGGTGACCCAGGGGTCGCTGGCCGGGACGACCGTCGCCCTGCAGGGCCAGACCGTCACGCTGGGCCGGGCGCACGACTCCACCATCGTCCTGGACGACGACTACGCCTCCTCCCGCCATGCCAGGATCTACCCCGATCAGGCTGGGCAGTGGACGGTGGAGGATCTAGGCTCCACCAACGGCACCTATCTCGACCGGCAGCGGCTCACCACGCCGACGCCGCTCCAGATCGGCGTGCCGATCCGAATCGGCAGGACCGTCATCGAGCTGCGGAAGTAG
- a CDS encoding SpoIIE family protein phosphatase codes for MVDQPDPTPPAGVVALLRVAAVLVDPDGRIALWNRTAEELFGHRAEVALGRTAHGLLPAVEPRPEGSGPAQRCDALDTLDDLVLDGPWAGPMTVHDREERLRDVLWWAYPLVEPVGRSLLVLAVDARPLRAAGPRIALGERLVPYAAAPAAARPQQVAAAFALPGPGRAEALAALLPPGSAERRRRLLDALAQAGPPALRVDGAAVLPVVPLPSAPEGAGTARAAAGIGRRYPTAQQRAARRAAEPPHPGAPGAAGSRPPAAGPATAHRDAPRPGRTVPGPREAAAHRPDPGGPVIEPAAAPDPTAVTDPTAVTDPTTVTDPTTAPAPAPAAPAVVPPSRTAGSGTGVEVVRGLPDDGDLALLASIGSQVGTTLDLDTTARELCEVLVPRVADFACVDLLDGLISDSELPVGAPDDATMLRRVARTFNAASPCWGHVLDEGALLAMPRSTPPGLALQENQPVLVPLISPDVAVDYAASLGGPELEPAVVGRSMLVLPLSARGTVLGILKLLRLSDRTPFTRSDADTFKEVAARAALSLDNARLHRAESKVATTLQRSMIPTRPPRIPGVQIAHRYMPGDRKAEVGGDWFDAIQLPGSRVALVVGDVMGHGLHSAAAMGRFRTAMQTLAALDLPPAQLLRHLDNLAHKLGDDHLATCLYAVYDPINRTCELASAGHVPPVLVHPDGRGELLELPSGAPIGVGGVPFQTKQIDVSDGSMLVLCTDGLVEVRGGDIGAGLAALCGNLIDPKQTPDEACDTVLNTLHSDDRQDDIALLVARFDGVPPTEVATWQLGVTELEVGRARSLVRDQLAAWQLTALSETVELLVSELVTNAVRVARAEVQLQLIRVDKLLVEVSDDNHNLPSLEPADAFSEHGRGLNLVSKLSEKWGTARKAVGKVVYFEMPLPRG; via the coding sequence ATGGTGGACCAGCCCGATCCCACACCCCCGGCCGGAGTGGTCGCCCTGCTCCGGGTCGCCGCCGTGCTGGTCGACCCGGACGGCCGGATCGCGCTGTGGAACCGCACCGCGGAGGAACTGTTCGGCCACCGCGCCGAGGTCGCCCTCGGCCGCACCGCGCACGGCCTGCTGCCCGCGGTCGAACCCCGCCCCGAGGGCTCCGGCCCGGCCCAGCGCTGCGACGCCCTCGACACCCTGGACGACCTCGTCCTGGACGGCCCGTGGGCCGGGCCGATGACCGTGCACGACCGCGAGGAGCGGCTGCGCGACGTCCTGTGGTGGGCCTACCCGCTGGTCGAGCCGGTCGGCCGCTCGCTGCTGGTGCTGGCCGTCGACGCCCGCCCGCTGCGCGCCGCCGGCCCCCGGATCGCCCTCGGCGAGCGCCTGGTCCCGTACGCCGCCGCGCCCGCCGCGGCCCGCCCGCAGCAGGTCGCCGCCGCCTTCGCCCTGCCCGGCCCGGGCCGCGCCGAGGCGCTCGCCGCGCTGCTCCCGCCGGGCTCCGCCGAGCGCCGCCGCCGGCTGCTGGACGCCCTCGCCCAGGCCGGGCCGCCCGCGCTGCGGGTGGACGGCGCGGCCGTGCTGCCCGTGGTCCCGCTGCCGTCCGCCCCGGAGGGCGCCGGCACCGCCCGGGCCGCCGCCGGGATCGGCCGCCGCTACCCCACCGCGCAGCAGCGCGCCGCCCGCCGCGCCGCGGAGCCGCCGCACCCGGGCGCCCCGGGCGCCGCCGGGTCGCGCCCCCCGGCCGCCGGGCCCGCGACCGCCCATCGGGACGCGCCGCGGCCCGGCCGCACCGTCCCCGGACCACGCGAAGCCGCCGCCCACCGCCCGGACCCGGGAGGCCCCGTCATCGAACCCGCAGCCGCCCCCGACCCGACCGCCGTCACCGACCCGACCGCCGTCACCGACCCGACCACCGTCACCGACCCGACCACCGCGCCCGCGCCCGCGCCCGCCGCGCCCGCCGTCGTCCCGCCGAGCCGGACGGCCGGCTCCGGCACCGGCGTGGAGGTGGTCCGCGGGCTGCCCGACGACGGCGACCTGGCGCTGCTCGCCTCGATCGGCAGCCAGGTCGGCACCACCCTGGACCTGGACACCACCGCCCGCGAACTGTGCGAGGTGCTGGTCCCCCGGGTCGCCGACTTCGCCTGCGTCGACCTGCTCGACGGCCTGATCTCCGACTCCGAGCTGCCCGTCGGGGCGCCCGACGACGCCACCATGCTGCGCCGGGTCGCCCGCACCTTCAACGCCGCCTCGCCGTGCTGGGGCCACGTCCTGGACGAGGGCGCGCTGCTGGCCATGCCGCGCTCCACCCCGCCCGGCCTGGCCCTGCAGGAGAACCAGCCGGTGCTGGTCCCGCTGATCTCGCCGGACGTCGCGGTCGACTACGCGGCCTCGCTCGGCGGCCCCGAGCTGGAGCCGGCCGTGGTCGGCCGCTCGATGCTGGTGCTGCCGCTGTCCGCCCGCGGCACCGTGCTGGGCATCCTCAAGCTGCTGCGGCTCTCCGACCGGACCCCGTTCACCCGCTCCGACGCCGACACCTTCAAGGAGGTCGCCGCCCGCGCCGCGCTCTCCCTGGACAACGCCCGGCTGCACCGCGCCGAGTCCAAGGTCGCCACCACGCTCCAGCGCTCGATGATCCCGACCCGCCCGCCGCGGATTCCCGGCGTCCAGATCGCCCACCGCTACATGCCCGGCGACCGCAAGGCCGAGGTCGGCGGCGACTGGTTCGACGCCATCCAGCTGCCCGGCAGCCGGGTCGCCCTGGTGGTCGGCGACGTGATGGGCCACGGCCTGCACTCGGCCGCCGCGATGGGCCGCTTCCGCACCGCCATGCAGACCCTGGCCGCCCTCGACCTGCCGCCCGCCCAGCTGCTGCGCCACCTCGACAACCTGGCCCACAAGCTCGGCGACGACCACCTGGCGACCTGCCTGTACGCCGTCTACGACCCGATCAACCGCACCTGCGAACTCGCCTCGGCCGGCCACGTCCCGCCGGTGCTGGTGCACCCCGACGGCCGCGGCGAACTGCTGGAACTGCCCTCCGGCGCGCCGATCGGCGTCGGCGGGGTGCCGTTCCAGACCAAGCAGATCGACGTCTCGGACGGCTCGATGCTGGTGCTGTGCACCGACGGCCTGGTCGAGGTGCGCGGCGGCGACATAGGGGCGGGCCTGGCGGCGCTCTGCGGCAACCTGATCGACCCCAAGCAGACCCCCGACGAGGCCTGCGACACCGTGCTGAACACCCTGCACTCCGACGACCGGCAGGACGACATCGCGCTGCTGGTGGCCCGCTTCGACGGCGTCCCGCCGACCGAGGTCGCCACCTGGCAGCTCGGCGTCACCGAGCTGGAGGTCGGCCGGGCCCGCAGCCTGGTGCGCGACCAGCTCGCCGCCTGGCAGCTGACCGCGCTCTCCGAGACGGTCGAACTGCTGGTGTCCGAACTGGTCACCAACGCGGTCCGGGTGGCCCGGGCCGAAGTGCAGCTGCAGCTGATCCGGGTCGACAAACTGCTGGTCGAGGTCAGCGACGACAACCACAACCTGCCCTCGCTGGAGCCCGCCGACGCGTTCTCCGAGCACGGCCGCGGCCTGAACCTGGTCAGCAAGCTGTCCGAGAAGTGGGGCACCGCCCGCAAGGCGGTCGGCAAGGTCGTCTACTTCGAGATGCCGCTGCCGCGCGGCTGA
- a CDS encoding sensor histidine kinase yields MSPAAAAAPGHRPEPPGTAAPPTPPGPAGPRRPVRARARARARAWLRSPRTTLLAPVLLAAMDSALVAKGSAPWQLALSALSVAALLARRRLPLTVALLTLPGAFFNEIWLAPLTAVYAVAAARPRPGVPVACATAFALVEFFHWPFDPGLFELSRDNALYGIQSVMLGAGPAALGMLARTRGELAERVTELTAGRQRESRLLAEQVLTAERARLAREMHDVVSHQVSLISIQAGALQVSSTDPAARDGARTIRELSVRTLDELRQMVGVLRAAGGPGTPLAPQPTLADLPRLIEGSGLAVTSRLDPGRRNWPEAVERAAYRTVQEGLTNISKHAPGAPVTARVTARGGRLHVEVRNGPPPLRPTGPGQDAPLPGGGHGLIGLRERAALLGGTFTAAATPDGGYALHAVLPAP; encoded by the coding sequence GTGAGCCCCGCGGCCGCCGCGGCCCCCGGACACCGCCCGGAACCCCCCGGGACCGCAGCGCCCCCGACGCCCCCGGGGCCCGCCGGGCCGCGCCGCCCGGTCCGAGCCCGCGCCCGCGCCCGCGCCCGCGCCTGGCTGCGCTCCCCGCGCACCACCCTGCTGGCCCCGGTGCTGCTCGCCGCGATGGACTCCGCGCTGGTCGCCAAGGGTTCCGCGCCCTGGCAGCTGGCCCTCTCCGCGCTGTCGGTGGCCGCCCTGCTGGCCCGCCGCCGCCTCCCGCTCACGGTGGCCCTGCTCACCCTGCCCGGCGCGTTCTTCAACGAGATCTGGCTGGCCCCGCTGACCGCCGTCTACGCGGTCGCCGCCGCCCGCCCCCGGCCCGGCGTCCCGGTCGCCTGCGCCACCGCCTTCGCCCTGGTCGAGTTCTTCCACTGGCCCTTCGACCCCGGCCTGTTCGAACTCAGCCGGGACAACGCGCTGTACGGCATCCAGTCGGTGATGCTCGGCGCCGGACCGGCCGCCCTCGGCATGCTCGCCCGCACCCGCGGCGAACTCGCCGAGCGGGTCACCGAGCTCACCGCCGGCCGGCAGCGCGAGAGCCGGCTGCTCGCCGAACAGGTGCTGACCGCCGAACGCGCCCGGCTGGCCCGCGAGATGCACGACGTGGTCTCCCACCAGGTCAGCCTGATCTCGATCCAGGCCGGGGCGCTCCAGGTCTCCAGCACCGACCCGGCCGCCCGGGACGGCGCCCGCACCATCCGCGAACTCTCGGTCCGCACCCTCGACGAACTCCGCCAGATGGTCGGCGTGCTGCGCGCCGCCGGCGGCCCCGGCACCCCGCTCGCCCCGCAGCCCACCCTGGCCGACCTGCCCCGGCTGATCGAGGGCAGCGGCCTGGCCGTCACCAGCCGCCTCGACCCGGGCCGCCGGAACTGGCCCGAGGCCGTCGAACGGGCCGCCTACCGCACCGTCCAGGAGGGCCTCACCAACATCAGCAAGCACGCTCCCGGCGCCCCGGTCACCGCCCGGGTCACCGCCCGCGGCGGCCGGCTGCACGTCGAGGTCCGCAACGGCCCCCCGCCGCTGCGCCCGACCGGCCCCGGCCAGGACGCCCCGCTGCCCGGCGGCGGCCACGGCCTGATCGGCCTGCGCGAACGCGCCGCCCTGCTCGGCGGCACCTTCACCGCCGCCGCCACCCCCGACGGCGGCTACGCCCTGCACGCCGTGCTGCCCGCTCCCTGA